The Shewanella zhangzhouensis genome has a window encoding:
- a CDS encoding YcjX family protein, whose amino-acid sequence MASSPVDKLTQKARDLLARSTDRHLRLAVTGLSGAGKTAFITGLVHQLLSATAANDKNLPLWQVSRDERLVGVRRASQPDLNIASFDLQGALSALSQTPPSWPASTRNLSELRLEIRYRPKGGLLSKLSDVSTLYLDLVDYPGEWLLDLPMLRQDYASWSQSVFAAINKRAPSESLKAFIEAASRVRLDEPLSDEEFERIAGLYRAYLEESVHSQGYYFAQPGRMLLPGELEGAPLLAFFPLPLDDASHKRAAEAGKDSAYGQLCRRYREYVDAVVEPFFKRHFARFDRQLVLVDCFSALNRGRAQFEDMSLALDGILESFRFGQSSLIRRLFSPRIDKLLFAASKIDHVTRDQQGRVLGLLKQMLGRSEHFARFEGCQVEAMAISAIRATRPGMVNTENGEVEVVTGTELATGKPITLFPGEVPQSLPKPDFWQNQGFEFVQFAPMARNGESPMAHIRLDHLLEYLLGDKLA is encoded by the coding sequence ATGGCGAGCAGCCCGGTGGATAAACTCACACAAAAGGCACGCGATCTGCTGGCAAGGAGCACAGACCGGCATTTAAGACTGGCGGTAACCGGCCTCTCGGGTGCAGGGAAAACCGCCTTTATCACAGGCCTTGTTCATCAGCTTCTGAGTGCCACCGCTGCAAACGATAAAAACCTGCCACTATGGCAGGTGAGCCGCGATGAAAGGCTGGTTGGGGTTCGCCGCGCCAGTCAGCCTGATTTAAACATTGCCAGTTTTGACCTCCAAGGGGCGCTCTCGGCCTTATCACAGACGCCGCCAAGCTGGCCTGCATCTACCCGCAATTTGTCTGAGCTCAGGCTCGAAATCCGCTATCGCCCCAAAGGCGGCTTGTTATCAAAACTCTCTGATGTATCCACCCTGTATCTTGATTTGGTGGATTACCCCGGTGAATGGCTGCTGGACTTACCCATGCTGCGGCAGGACTATGCCAGCTGGAGTCAGAGTGTGTTTGCTGCCATCAACAAGCGCGCGCCATCCGAGTCTTTGAAGGCTTTTATTGAGGCAGCGAGCCGGGTTCGCCTCGATGAGCCTTTAAGCGATGAAGAGTTTGAACGTATCGCAGGCCTGTATCGCGCCTACCTTGAAGAGTCTGTGCACAGTCAGGGTTATTACTTCGCCCAGCCCGGACGCATGTTGCTGCCCGGGGAGCTTGAAGGCGCGCCGCTGCTGGCGTTCTTCCCACTGCCGCTGGATGATGCGTCCCACAAACGGGCCGCAGAAGCGGGCAAAGACAGTGCCTACGGACAGCTTTGTCGCCGTTATCGCGAATATGTGGATGCGGTGGTCGAGCCCTTCTTTAAACGTCATTTCGCTCGCTTTGACAGGCAGTTGGTGTTGGTGGACTGCTTCAGTGCGCTTAATCGCGGCCGGGCCCAGTTTGAAGACATGAGTCTGGCGCTGGATGGCATTCTCGAGAGTTTCAGGTTCGGTCAGTCCAGCCTGATCCGCAGGTTGTTTTCCCCCCGTATCGACAAGCTGCTCTTTGCCGCCAGTAAAATTGACCACGTGACCCGGGATCAGCAGGGCAGGGTGCTCGGGCTGCTCAAACAAATGCTGGGGCGAAGTGAGCACTTCGCTCGCTTTGAAGGTTGTCAGGTTGAGGCCATGGCCATCAGTGCCATTCGCGCCACCCGGCCTGGGATGGTCAATACCGAAAATGGCGAAGTGGAAGTGGTCACAGGCACCGAGCTTGCCACCGGCAAGCCCATTACGTTGTTTCCCGGCGAAGTGCCCCAAAGCTTGCCCAAGCCGGATTTCTGGCAAAATCAGGGCTTTGAATTTGTGCAGTTTGCGCCCATGGCCAGAAATGGCGAAAGCCCCATGGCCCATATCCGCCTCGATCATCTGCTGGAATACCTGCTCGGCGATAAGCTCGCCTGA
- a CDS encoding YcjF family protein, which produces MKDETPLAPARRFESEQPSDDALAGTQRFAVETEVRTLDETELEQALSPLDAHITLQGLKGRRWSPLAKWALTGLGVLVVTETALGLMDAYRQSPWLFGLYGVVLGLVLTWGLGAAWREYRLLKRLKATDDAREQGTRIRESVQIGEADAFIDGLSAKAPQEALNKFKGLVRDDHNDAEKLTLYEECVLTAQDEAAKRKVSRYAMESAALLAASPLAVLDMGIILWRNQKMIRDVADCYGVELGYWSRIRLIRAILVNIFYAGTTELVTDLGSQLLSVEMTGKLSARLAQGLGGGLLTARLGYQAMALCRPLTFKTEQKPKLSRIHQQLLVELKSLFSSALNGQVDSRLRRNKDFTNS; this is translated from the coding sequence ATGAAAGACGAGACGCCGCTGGCGCCCGCGCGCCGCTTTGAATCCGAGCAGCCAAGCGATGATGCCCTTGCCGGCACCCAACGCTTCGCCGTCGAGACCGAGGTGCGCACCCTCGATGAAACCGAACTTGAACAGGCGCTGTCACCCCTCGATGCCCATATCACCCTGCAGGGGCTGAAGGGCCGCCGCTGGTCGCCGCTGGCGAAGTGGGCACTCACAGGCCTGGGTGTACTTGTGGTCACCGAAACCGCACTGGGATTGATGGATGCGTATCGTCAAAGCCCCTGGCTGTTTGGACTATATGGTGTGGTGCTTGGCCTGGTGCTCACCTGGGGGCTTGGCGCAGCCTGGCGCGAATACCGGCTGCTCAAGCGTCTTAAAGCCACAGATGACGCGAGAGAGCAGGGGACTCGAATTCGTGAAAGTGTACAAATCGGCGAGGCCGACGCGTTTATTGATGGCCTCAGTGCCAAGGCGCCGCAAGAGGCTCTCAACAAGTTCAAGGGGTTGGTGCGGGATGACCATAACGACGCGGAAAAGCTGACTCTCTATGAGGAGTGTGTACTCACAGCCCAGGATGAAGCAGCCAAACGCAAAGTCAGCCGCTACGCCATGGAGTCGGCCGCGCTGTTGGCGGCAAGCCCGTTGGCGGTGCTCGATATGGGTATCATCCTGTGGCGTAATCAAAAGATGATCCGTGACGTGGCCGACTGCTACGGTGTGGAGCTGGGTTACTGGAGCCGCATCCGGCTTATCCGCGCCATTCTGGTCAATATCTTCTATGCGGGCACTACAGAGCTTGTGACCGACCTTGGCAGTCAACTGCTGTCGGTGGAGATGACCGGTAAGCTGTCTGCCCGCTTGGCTCAGGGCCTCGGAGGCGGGCTACTGACTGCCCGGCTTGGCTACCAGGCCATGGCGCTTTGCCGGCCGCTGACCTTCAAAACTGAGCAGAAACCCAAGCTTTCCCGTATCCATCAGCAACTGCTTGTCGAACTTAAGTCTTTGTTTAGTAGCGCTCTAAATGGCCAGGTGGATAGCCGTCTACGTCGTAACAAAGATTTTACAAATAGCTGA
- a CDS encoding histone deacetylase family protein, with product MIPLVYHTSYSKLVLPPKHQFPITKYAHLRQHLLESGHALEAQFVSPEPVDAALIKGVHDPGYVNAFLSGNLSPQAIRRLGFPWSHALVERTLHSLGGSLLTAELAMSHGIALHLAGGYHHAHRDFGSGYCVFNDLVLAARHLIIEGHAGRVMILDCDVHQGDGTATLCADMDDIISVSVHCDSNFPSRKPASDYDVPLQKGLEDDGYLNALAQVFQYLLHLEKPDVILYDAGVDVHHGDRLGHLNISTQGLLRRDKLVLTMARDAGLPLAAVIGGGYSVNPLHLSERHSQLFIAANQVWQGDNE from the coding sequence ATGATCCCTCTGGTCTATCACACCAGCTATTCCAAGCTGGTGTTGCCCCCAAAGCATCAGTTCCCCATCACCAAGTACGCCCATCTCCGGCAGCATTTGCTGGAGTCTGGGCATGCTTTGGAAGCGCAGTTTGTCTCACCTGAACCGGTGGACGCAGCCTTAATCAAAGGTGTACACGACCCGGGCTACGTAAATGCCTTTCTCAGTGGCAATCTGTCACCGCAAGCCATTCGCCGGTTGGGGTTTCCCTGGAGCCACGCCCTGGTCGAACGCACCCTCCACTCTTTGGGCGGGTCCCTGCTTACGGCCGAGCTCGCCATGAGCCACGGCATTGCACTTCACCTTGCAGGCGGCTACCACCACGCCCACCGTGATTTTGGCAGCGGATATTGTGTATTTAACGATCTGGTATTGGCGGCAAGGCACCTTATCATCGAGGGGCATGCCGGCCGGGTGATGATCCTTGACTGTGACGTACATCAGGGCGATGGCACTGCAACCCTGTGCGCAGACATGGACGATATCATCAGTGTATCTGTGCACTGCGACAGTAATTTCCCCAGTCGCAAGCCCGCGTCAGACTATGATGTTCCGCTGCAAAAAGGGCTAGAGGACGACGGCTATCTCAATGCATTGGCGCAGGTATTTCAATACCTTCTGCATCTGGAAAAGCCGGATGTCATTCTCTATGATGCAGGAGTCGATGTTCATCATGGTGACAGGCTGGGACACCTTAATATCAGTACCCAAGGCCTCCTTCGCAGAGACAAATTGGTATTAACCATGGCCAGGGACGCCGGGTTACCGCTGGCCGCTGTGATTGGCGGCGGCTACTCTGTAAATCCACTACACTTGAGCGAAAGACACAGCCAATTATTTATTGCCGCCAATCAGGTATGGCAAGGGGATAATGAATAA
- a CDS encoding late competence development ComFB family protein produces the protein MQLEIRNYYEVLLMEILSDEGLMDELPEDYLADLSCITLNQLPVRYIRHLVDTYFFEDYQELKQMRNEIQTALEKSRAFLKKRNLERLRERD, from the coding sequence ATGCAACTCGAAATCAGAAACTACTATGAAGTGCTGCTCATGGAAATATTGTCTGACGAAGGCTTGATGGATGAGCTTCCTGAAGATTATCTGGCCGACCTGTCCTGTATTACCCTCAATCAACTTCCCGTGCGTTATATCCGCCACCTGGTCGACACCTATTTTTTTGAGGACTATCAGGAGCTGAAGCAAATGCGCAACGAAATACAAACGGCACTGGAAAAGTCCCGGGCATTTTTGAAGAAACGTAATCTGGAGCGGCTTCGCGAACGCGATTAG
- a CDS encoding trans-sulfuration enzyme family protein, which translates to MQEKSKLATLVVHGGHERDAMGALVSPLYQSATFVFDNARQGGARFAGDEAGYIYTRLGNPTTAELERKLAILEGAETAAATASGMGAVSAALLANLSQGDHLVASRAVYGCTFALMTELMARFGIEVTLVDFKEPAAIEGAIRDNTRVIFCETPVNPHLDVFDLDAIAAIGKRHGLLTIVDNTFMTPLLQRPLEHGIDMVIHSATKYLNGHGDVIAGMVAGSKEQIDKVKYQIIKDIGAVMSPHDAWLILRGMKTLDVRVQRHCDNAEKIADFLEAHPKVVRVYYPGLKSHQGNQFLGKQMRRAGGVIAFELKSDIEGSINFVDSLKVFTIAVSLGDAESLIQHPASMTHSPYTPEARLEAGITDTLLRISVGLEDVDDLIADLSQALAKI; encoded by the coding sequence ATGCAGGAGAAAAGCAAGTTAGCCACCCTCGTTGTTCATGGTGGCCACGAGCGTGATGCCATGGGGGCGCTGGTGAGTCCCCTCTATCAGAGTGCGACCTTTGTATTTGACAACGCCCGTCAGGGTGGTGCCCGTTTTGCCGGTGATGAGGCTGGCTATATCTACACCCGCCTGGGAAACCCCACCACAGCAGAGCTTGAGCGTAAGCTGGCCATTCTCGAAGGGGCTGAGACCGCAGCCGCCACGGCGTCCGGTATGGGTGCTGTGTCAGCGGCGCTGCTTGCCAATCTGAGCCAGGGCGATCATTTGGTGGCGAGCCGTGCCGTGTATGGCTGTACCTTTGCCCTGATGACTGAGCTGATGGCCCGTTTTGGGATTGAAGTGACCTTGGTGGATTTTAAAGAGCCTGCCGCCATCGAAGGTGCCATCCGTGACAATACCCGGGTGATTTTCTGTGAAACCCCGGTGAATCCCCATCTTGATGTGTTCGACCTCGATGCCATCGCCGCCATCGGCAAGCGCCACGGTTTGCTTACCATAGTCGATAACACCTTTATGACCCCGCTGCTGCAGCGTCCCCTGGAGCACGGCATCGATATGGTTATTCACAGCGCCACCAAATACCTCAATGGTCATGGCGACGTGATAGCCGGCATGGTGGCAGGCAGCAAGGAACAGATTGATAAAGTTAAATATCAAATCATCAAAGATATAGGCGCCGTGATGTCGCCCCACGATGCATGGCTCATCCTGAGGGGCATGAAAACCCTGGACGTGCGGGTTCAGCGTCACTGTGATAATGCGGAAAAAATTGCGGATTTCCTTGAGGCTCATCCCAAGGTGGTGCGTGTTTATTACCCCGGGCTAAAGAGCCATCAGGGTAATCAATTCCTCGGTAAGCAGATGCGCCGTGCCGGGGGCGTTATTGCCTTTGAGCTTAAGTCTGATATCGAGGGCTCCATCAATTTTGTAGACAGTCTCAAGGTATTCACCATCGCTGTAAGTCTGGGGGATGCCGAGTCCCTTATTCAGCATCCGGCATCCATGACGCACTCACCTTACACCCCGGAAGCACGGCTTGAGGCCGGGATCACCGATACCCTGCTGAGAATTTCAGTTGGACTGGAAGATGTGGATGATTTGATTGCGGATTTATCTCAGGCATTGGCAAAAATCTAA
- a CDS encoding DUF2057 domain-containing protein — MKSVLPVGALLALAASSSVFAGSLTIPMSFEYLALDGQEIATNSFSHKAELDLSPGTHKIAIRYHDMVDDEFSDSQTFVKSAPFILTLRVDGDHDYFLKPASGEVVKQPKQFAKAPQVVVNRADKGEVSYKIVQTDYKEDSFVGRLFGGSKGVDIDEAAAAATAAGTAAVVSATPAAPVSQATAPAVADTVAPAATSPVPPAVGGAHAQQMLQYWWLQADEKTRKEFMSWAIKQL, encoded by the coding sequence ATGAAATCAGTTTTGCCTGTCGGCGCTCTGCTTGCGCTGGCCGCTTCATCCTCGGTGTTTGCCGGCAGTCTCACTATTCCTATGTCTTTTGAGTATTTGGCACTGGACGGCCAGGAAATTGCTACCAACAGTTTTTCCCACAAGGCCGAACTTGACCTTTCTCCGGGCACCCACAAGATTGCCATCCGTTATCACGATATGGTGGACGATGAGTTCAGTGACAGCCAGACCTTTGTTAAATCAGCCCCTTTCATTCTGACACTGAGGGTTGATGGGGATCACGATTACTTCCTCAAACCCGCCAGTGGTGAGGTTGTCAAACAACCCAAGCAGTTTGCCAAAGCGCCCCAGGTCGTGGTTAACCGTGCCGACAAGGGCGAGGTAAGCTACAAAATAGTCCAGACAGACTACAAAGAAGACAGCTTTGTCGGTCGTCTCTTTGGTGGTTCCAAAGGCGTGGATATTGACGAAGCCGCCGCTGCCGCCACCGCCGCTGGCACTGCAGCAGTGGTAAGCGCAACGCCCGCAGCGCCGGTAAGCCAAGCAACGGCCCCCGCAGTCGCTGACACTGTCGCACCCGCAGCAACCAGCCCGGTTCCTCCAGCTGTTGGCGGCGCTCACGCGCAGCAAATGCTGCAATACTGGTGGCTGCAAGCTGATGAAAAAACCCGCAAGGAGTTTATGAGCTGGGCAATCAAACAGCTCTGA
- a CDS encoding ComEA family DNA-binding protein: MNKLLVTLLLGAAVTHLPLLAAEAPKTDTAPKAEAQMPQASKININTATESELQLLKGIGQAKAKAIVEYRNQYGRFASVEDLTKVAGVGQKVLDDNRDVLSL; the protein is encoded by the coding sequence ATGAACAAACTACTTGTTACCCTTTTGCTTGGCGCCGCAGTGACGCATCTACCGCTGCTGGCCGCCGAAGCCCCCAAAACAGACACAGCCCCCAAGGCAGAGGCGCAGATGCCTCAGGCCAGCAAAATCAACATCAACACCGCGACTGAAAGCGAACTGCAGTTGCTCAAAGGTATTGGGCAGGCAAAAGCCAAGGCGATAGTTGAGTACCGTAATCAATATGGCCGCTTTGCCAGTGTGGAAGACCTCACCAAGGTGGCAGGCGTCGGTCAGAAGGTGCTGGACGACAACAGGGACGTTCTGAGTCTCTAA